The Pelmatolapia mariae isolate MD_Pm_ZW linkage group LG10_11, Pm_UMD_F_2, whole genome shotgun sequence genome includes a region encoding these proteins:
- the emc2 gene encoding ER membrane protein complex subunit 2, which yields MASVAEMYDVGWEEMRDKLRKWREDNCRNSEQIVDVGEELISEHASKLGDDIWIIYEQVMIAALDCSRDDLALTCLQELRKQFPDSHRVKRLTGMRLEALERYDEANKHYDAILQDDPTNTAARKRKISILKAQGKSTEAIRELNEYLEQFVGDQEAWHELSELYINEHDYGKAAFCLEELMMINPHNHLYCEQYAEVKYTQGGLENLELSRKYFAQALRLNNRNMRALFGLYMSASHIAASPKVSAKVKKDNMKYAAWAATQINRAYKLAGRGTKENKCSMKTVEEMLESMQITMS from the exons ATGGCGTCGGTAGCAGAAATGTACGATGTAGGATGGGAAG AGATGAGAGATAAGCTGCGGAAATGGAGAGAAGATAACTGCAGAAACAGTGAACAGATTGTGGATGTTGGTGAAGAACTCATCAGTGAACATGCATCTAAACTGGGAGATGACA TATGGATTATTTATGAGCAGGTGATGATTGCAGCCCTGGACTGCAGTCGGGATGACTTGGCTCTG ACCTGTCTACAGGAACTGAGGAAGCAGTTTCCAGATAGCCACAGAGTGAAGCGATTAACGGGCATGAGGCTGGAAGCTTTGGAAAG GTACGATGAGGCCAACAAGCACTATGATGCCATTCTCCAAGATGACCCCACCAATACg GCAGCAAGGAAGCGCAAGATCTCCATACTGAAGGCCCAGGGGAAGAGCACTGAAGCCATCCGGGAGCTCAATGAGTATTTGGAGCA GTTTGTTGGAGACCAGGAAGCATGGCATGAGCTGTCAGAGCTCTACATCAACGAACATGA CTATGGAAAAGCTGCATTTTGCCTGGAGGAGCTGATGATGATCAATCCTCACAATCACTTGTACTGTGAGCAGTACGCTGAG GTGAAGTACACTCAGGGGGGGCTGGAAAACCTGGAGCTGTCCAGGAAGTATTTTGCCCAGGCGCTGAGGCTGAATAACCGAAACATGAGGGCATTGTTTGGTCTGTACATG tCTGCAAGTCACATCGCTGCCAGTCCTAAAGTTAGTGCCAAGGTGAAGAAGGACAACATGAAGTATGCTGCTTGGGCTGCCACTCAAATAAATAGAGCCTATAAG TTGGCTGGTCGTGGGACCAAGGAGAACAAATGCTCCATGAAGACGGTGGAGGAGATGCTGGAGTCGATGCAGATCACAATGTCCTAG